The genomic stretch AGCAGTGTGGCACAAAAtactgcggccccccccccccttccccgctgCAGTATTCCGCTGTATCACTGTCCCGAGGAAGGCAATACAGTTGATTTCAGAAGGGGACCTATGGCCGCCAGCCAGGTGCAGAAGTACCTGATATTTCTATCGTGAATTAATGCTGAGAACATCAGATCGGCAACCATGAGGAGGGGCTTGGGAGGCCTCTGggcaatttccctgtagggtacaTAGCCTGTCCATCCGTGGCCGTGCATGCTCAAGTCTAACTTGTATAGgagttccccaaaaataaaaggaaaaactgCAACATCCCTTTAGCGCAGTGTTGCACACACAGCTGTTTTGGTAAAAACACAGCAGCGGAGAAAATATAATCCGATCTATGGACTGCGGTGGCCTCATGTaatacaatatacctgcttcaacagaGTAGACCATGTATAATAATACAGCCCAGGGGTCTCTTACCTGTAGCTCTCccagcatgttgggagttgtagttttgcaacaactagaGAACAGTTTGGAGACACCCGTTGTAGACTATGGCAGGCAGGCCAGTCCAAGATACTGTCTTgggcatcatgcacacggccattttaCTCTCTCAGGGTGCCGATCTTCGATCTTGGGTGGTTTTTCCTGCAGCTGACTTGTTCATGTTTTATTTTCCTCCTAGTGTTTGTGGTGCAATACGAACAGCAAATGTCTGGATTATCCGGTGAGGAACATCCTGCCTCCGTCATCCCTGTGTAAACTGAGGGACGCCCGCTGGGGGATATGCTGGGGTGAGTAAATATTTTCATTGTCTATGCCTTTATGTTACTACACTCCAACTCTCATTGCTTTTTAGTTTACGTACTAAAACGGTATATGCTTGTCTCTAATGCATTGTATGGTGACCTGTACAATGGTAGGTGGGCtgcacttattattttttttttaaatcaagaaaAGTAACTTCTGCTGCAATCTTTGCTTTTTTTGCACACGCTCCATTGAGGCATGAACTCCCAGTAATTTTTTCCATTCATGACGTGTAATGAAtaaacatttaaagaggacccgtcgccTCTCCAGACATGTTTGTTTTACTAAATACTTGCCttccccatgtgataacaattctgaattcatctattcttatgactctgttatGCTATTCCTCAATATTCCAACTAGAAGATTATTAATAAAGGTGTAATTGGgcattaccagttgggggtgtccctgcacattctgtAACTGATGGACAATGGTGTATTGTGCAGGGACATCCTCACCGCACCAGGTAACACTCAGTTGTACCTTTTTAGACATAaagttctagcaggaataataaaagaatgcCACAACAGAGAGcgataagaatagaggctcctaGACTTGTCACGTGGAATACGATTTATCTTctaaaacagacgtgtcaggagatCTTAATATCCTTGGTTGGTATCTGGATCCTCTAGCCCCTGGCAGCACAAATCTCATACTGAGCGCTCAGGAATGTTCATGTGCTCTCATGTGACTTGTTATAAGAAGCACACCGCCTGGATTTGCATCCCTGGCCTCAATTTAAaggggaccatgggagcacacataggctagtgccttttcctatagtgtgcaaacacgaccaccactgatggattgcagggtggtctgtaaccatggaaacgagccgtgtatattgtggtggaaaaatgaatccagccagcaaaggaagcaatatggataataacaatacattagtaagtggcttggaGTCACTTTTTTTCAACGTGATaaatgaagtgagacaacccctctaagtttCATCTCCATCGTTGATTGTTGATTTATCTGAATTTGGAAAGCAGCCGTGGAATAATGGTgatttgattatatatatatatatatatatatatatatatatatatatatatatatatatatatatatatatatatatatatatatatatatatatatatatatatatatatatatatataatctctttATCTTGCAGGACTAAGTATAGCTGCTGTGTTAGGGGTATTGATAGTACTGATTAGTGAAAAGGGTTCATAAGGACAGCACTACATGACTccataagcttttttttttttggggtgggaagaggggtactatttctccttgtgGAGACTGCCAGCTGATGTATGCCTTATAGGCACTACAGAAAAGGTATGaaaattaaatgggttttccgagattttttttttttttactgatgagggTAGGTAATCAGTAATCTGAccagtaggggtccgacacctgggacctctTACGGTCAGCTGCACTCGCATGCGCACAGCCTCGTACATTgtgatatcaagcacagccgctatagtcagccctattcacttgaatagggctgagctgctcctatgccatgtgaccgatgaacgtgtcatcactcagACTAGGAAAACaagagagaaggctgcggcggtTCTGCGAGCCCTGCTGCCTtcctaaacagctgattggctgggggtcagacccccaatgatcagatattgatgacctatctagaggccaggtcatcagtataaaaaaatctcagaaaaccccctttaactaTCCAATGGAGcgaaaacaatctctctcctgctACCTCccataggtggcactagagaggctGTTGGGCACAGTTAGTGGTGTAAATATGTTGCATACTTATAGGGCAccccatagttttatttatttttttatttattttttattttttccccactgATCTTGGCTCTTTAAGAAATGTGGGTGGTGCTTAGGGTATGTTCTCCCATGACCTATCACATTTCCTGTAATTTACCCCCAGGACCTGGACTTCATACTAAGAGGATGGGTTTGCActatgaatcttgttttctcataGAATACATGTTATttaggaacttttttttttttctactaataataataaaaacttttttttttttagttaatttTGAGGCTTTGATTATCACTCTTTCTGTGGTCGGAGGAGTCCTCATTTTGTCCGTGAtaatctgctgctgctgctgttgtagGAAGAAGAAAAGCAGAAAGTAAGTATCATCAGGGACCTGCTGGGTGTCCGGATGGTTATATTGACTCTTTCCCGATGACTATCACAAGTTCCTACAACCTTTCTTAGTGGGGTCCTTGGGTCCCATAGTAGGCGGCTGGAGAAAATTAACTACTACTTCTGTGCAGCATTTAGCAAAGCATGACATGATGAGTAACCCTCACATCATGTGATTAGAGATCACGCTACTTGTCACGTGTAACACCGCAGCTAGAGTCTTTCAAACACTATTGGCTTTGGcacaaataatttatttttatttttttcccttccctTTGGCTTTGACTAGCGTATGACTCCTCCCTTATTATTTGACAGTCTGTCCATTACTATGTAATAGGAGTAAACACCCCATGGGTACATAATATGTGTCTGTCTAATTTCATACATacgttttttttctttccccacTAGCTCAAGTCTGGAAACTGAAAAATCCATGAGAGAGCAGGAGGAGAGACGAGTCCGTCAGGAAGAAAGGTAAGACAAGTAAACCTAATAGGGGAAGAACATGGCATACATTTGGAAATATTTATTTTCTGAACGTGGGTCATCTCTGTGGGGCGATCAGCTCGCTGCTGGGTTCCTCCCACATTCAGCTTTTACATGGTCCGAAATGGGTCACTTGATGTGATTTTATCAGCTAAAAATTCCCTAATGTCGTCACGGGTTGGCTGAGCAAGTGAAATCGggtcctttttttctgtacaggtaTAATTTCCTGCTCatcattttgatattgatggtttatcctcaggataggcattcatatctgatcggtgggggtgacaCCCAACACTCCTGCCGCtacctgtttgaagaggctgcggtgctccagcttgccaagcacagcgctgtacattttaGAGTGGCTGTCCTTAGTAACTGGGTATGcagaaaaaggtaaaaaaaattagggTTGTCAGATCTTAGGGAATAAATTCCCAAAAGATGAGAGAAACTTGAGGCGCCATTGGAGGAAGGAGTACCTGTGATGTGTGTTTAGGCCAATgggttagaaaaaataaaataaaaatgatgtgcaAGGTGGCTGCTGGTAGGGAACCAATGTAGACAATCGGTCTATGTGTAGAACATAGTGCGGTAGAAAACCGGTAAGGGGTGAGCTTGTTACTGAGTAACCATGCTCAGACACGTTACTGTTTGTCAACCCCAAAAAAAGCACTAGTTCCTTTTGTAATAAGtaggtaccccaaaatggtatggaTAAAAAATAGTATTTGCTAGTAACAATTGAACAACTGCACCAGTAGGTCAGGAGATAAAGCCACAATGGAAAGTGGTGTAAATGGATCAAATTTTCAAAGGGTGATCAGTGGTATTCCTATCTAGCTAAGAGCCAGAATCGCCTGTAGAGTGGTGGATATTGATGGCAGCGGAGGCTTCTAATCAATCCCTTTATTGAATCTTCAAAAGGTGCTAAAAGGGTCCAGTCAGTTTGCGGTCTCCTACTatatcatgtgtatttattttttttgtgtgtgtattttCAGGAGGGTTCAGATGAAGTCGCGACATGATGACATAAGAAAGAAGTATGGTAAGTAAATCTTTATTTCTATTCTCTTCACCCTCTAATTGCTGTTAATACAAAAgacattgtgccatccagtggtGACTGTCTTGGACTAAATCGGACCTCCAGACGTGGCTGACCCATAGTGGTGATGATACTCACTCAGCTGGTCCTCGCCGCTGGATTTAGCCTGTGTGAATCCCCAGATCGGCACTTCCGCTACATCCGTCGACAGGGGGACACGTGACTGcttcagccaatcacaggctgcagcggtgacctgctcctctttaaccccttaaggactcagccctatttcaccttaaggacccggccatattttgaaaatctgaccagtgtcactttatgtggtaataactttaaaacgctttgacttatccaggccattctgagattgtttttttccgtcacatattgtacttcatgtgataattgaactgggcactctcaggatataggATCATACAGATATTTATTAATGTATAAGacaataaaaacaacaataaaagaGAGAATGTGGCCCTCCTGTTGGAAATCTATGTATAAAACAGCACTTGCTCATTGTAGCTAGCACTCTGAATCTAGAAGGGTATTAAAAACTACACATGGCATAATCCTACAATAAAACGGTACATCACAAATTATTCACACAATAAAAATCGCACAATAAAAAACGCATACATATCGCAGATGCTGAATGTTCACTAGGAAAACTATAAATGCGAGTTATTCCCCAACTCGCTGACAAAGTTCTGAAGCTCCAAGGTAACAGTTAGAGGCACCCTGGCGTGATAGTCCCACAACAAACAGGTATAGCGGCGTCCCACTCTATATTCAACCAGTAGCGTCCCACTGGGCTAATAGCATTTAAGTCTTGTTAAATCTCCTGTCAGCAAATATTCGATGAAAAATATAGTCTTACCGGAAAGGTTCTCCTCACTACTTCGTTGCCCACCGTCACTCTGCTGGGTCGTGTTTTTAATTACCTCCAGACTTTTTTGAGCAATCAGGTTGTTGAAATCCCACGTAGGTAAAGGTTTGGCATGTGCAGCCTGgtctctgctgtaggctgtcacGGATTCCTTTAACCTTATCGTGGTGTTGAGCAGTATGGTACGAGGTGTCGGCACTATCTGTTGGTCCTCACTCCTTAAAAATTCggggctagacgcgtttcggggcttaaggttgccccttcctcagccgtttttattttttgttatttacaacattcatctgacaggttagatcatgtgatatttttatagaccaggttgtcacggatgcggcgatacctaatatgtatacttttttctatttatgtaagttttacacaatgatttctttttttgaagcaaaaaaaaatcatgttttagtgtttccatatttccatagtctgaaagccataatggtttcagtttttgggcgattaccttgggtagggtatgatttttgcgggatgagatgactgttttattggcgcTATTTTAGGGTGcggttacggacgcggcgatacctaatatgtatactttattttaattttttcctttttttttttttttttttttttctttatttggggaaaattacatttttgttttttacttgaaacttaattttttggggggaaactttttttttctcactttattttttgtcccactttgggacttgtaaaggattagacccccaaaagttcaatgcattccaatactgtattggaatgcattggctgtatgagtaatactgtgtgtattactcatacagcttccggcctgtgagatccagggggctggatcaaacaggctcgtcaccggaaggcagcacgatgtcttccatgccatcaggtcccccctacagccgcatggggacccgatggcacgccCGATCACAAGCACAAGTAAAagttgcaaaccgcaggtcaaggtgcctgctcaatgattttaaGGGGTTAAGCTTTAAAATTGTGTGTAATTCCTTGGCTGCTAGCAAGCAGTATTTCAAAATGTCAGTAAATTGTCATCCTTACCAAGTGATGTTGAATGGGTTGTCTCAGGATGACAAACTGGTCTAGATCCCCACCCCCCATGTGTCGGAACAAAGAGCAGACCTGGCCCATCCATGCAGTACATGGTCGCCATTCCTTGAATCACTGCCATGTAATCCTACATTTCCCCTAAAGCAATCTCTGCAGGGAAATGTATACTTAGACAAACTGATAACCGGGGGTAAGAAAGCCTGATCAATGTGCCAGCTTTTTATTTAAATAGGGTTGTAAATGCACTTCTTGTATATTCTACAGTGTATGGATCAAAATCTACAATATTCAGTTTTCTTCTTCTTTATCAGATATTCTATATAATGTGTACATTTCAGAACTATTTTCTTAGCATTTGttttattaattaaaaaatgGGATGTGATCGAGACTATTTCCTGACATGTAATAATTCTCTCATTGCATGATTATGGTAGAAAGGAGCTGCTAGTTaaccatctctccccccccccccctttttttttttaatctatttttattgCAGGTTTGTTTAAAGAAGACAATCCCTATTCGAAGTTTGATAATTAAGTTCTGATCTTCGCCTGTAAGGATTTCACTTCCACATCTTGCGAAAGCCACAGTTTCTGTATTGTGTGAACCCACATCATCCGCCCCCTTCCCCAGTGACCATAAGGCTAGGACCAAATGTGAAAGAACCTTCATGTCAGATCATCCATCTTCTGCttcagcattttattttttatgtaattgtGGAACAAGTTCCTtgattatttttccttattttgtCAGGAATTTTGACTGCGGCAGAAGCCCCTTTATTTGTTCTGAGATGTGGGTTTGGGGTTGCCAGGAACATTACTGATGTATAGCATGTGCTTCAATGAATTTCAGCTATCATTGTGTTTCATATCTATGTGCAGACCATGGCTGTCCCTAAGATTtccttttgtgttttttgttataCTTAACACTCCATTCACTGCAGGGTTATTTTGTATATAACGTCTT from Bufo gargarizans isolate SCDJY-AF-19 chromosome 8, ASM1485885v1, whole genome shotgun sequence encodes the following:
- the LOC122944868 gene encoding pituitary tumor-transforming gene 1 protein-interacting protein, translating into MGLLRCVPVLLGLLAVASAASTECSLMSNTTCEACLKNVSCLWCNTNSKCLDYPVRNILPPSSLCKLRDARWGICWVNFEALIITLSVVGGVLILSVIICCCCCCRKKKSRNSSLETEKSMREQEERRVRQEERRVQMKSRHDDIRKKYGLFKEDNPYSKFDN